One window of bacterium genomic DNA carries:
- a CDS encoding alpha-ketoacid dehydrogenase subunit beta — MADKGRGEVVTYIDAITIGLREEMERDSRVWCLGEDIGVYGGAFKVTKGFIDKFGDKRILDTPLSESAIVGVGIGSALNGMIPVVEMQFSDFITSGFNQVVNQAAKMHYRYGAPVPMVIRCPSGGGVHGGPFHSQNPEMWFVKTPGLKVVAPSTPYDAYGLIKAAVRDPNPVIYFEHKYLYRRIKERLPDEEYIVEIGKADIKREGSDITVVTYGSMVHFSLEAAETLSKEGVEVEIVDLRTLLPIDREAVLKSVRKTGRLCTIHEDTLTAGMGGEIAAIVAEFAFDALDAPIKRVAAIDTPVPYAPPLEEYFSPNTEKILVALRELAAF; from the coding sequence GTGGCGGACAAGGGACGTGGTGAAGTAGTCACCTACATCGACGCGATCACCATCGGTTTACGGGAAGAAATGGAGCGCGATTCGCGCGTCTGGTGTCTTGGCGAAGATATCGGAGTCTACGGTGGCGCATTCAAAGTCACCAAAGGTTTCATTGATAAATTTGGCGACAAGCGAATTCTCGATACGCCATTGTCGGAATCGGCAATCGTTGGCGTCGGTATCGGTTCCGCTTTGAACGGAATGATTCCGGTGGTCGAGATGCAGTTTTCGGACTTTATCACTTCCGGATTTAACCAAGTTGTGAACCAAGCGGCGAAAATGCACTACCGGTATGGTGCTCCGGTACCTATGGTCATTCGCTGCCCCTCTGGTGGCGGTGTCCACGGCGGACCGTTCCATAGCCAGAATCCGGAAATGTGGTTTGTGAAGACTCCAGGATTGAAGGTAGTTGCCCCCTCGACGCCATACGACGCCTACGGGTTGATCAAAGCGGCGGTGCGCGATCCGAATCCGGTGATCTATTTCGAGCATAAATATCTCTATCGCCGGATCAAAGAGCGCCTTCCCGATGAAGAGTATATCGTAGAAATCGGAAAAGCTGATATCAAACGCGAAGGTTCCGACATCACGGTTGTCACGTATGGATCAATGGTACACTTCTCGCTCGAAGCGGCGGAAACGTTGTCGAAGGAAGGGGTCGAAGTCGAAATCGTCGATTTGCGCACCCTGTTACCGATTGACCGCGAAGCAGTACTGAAGAGCGTACGGAAAACCGGACGGCTTTGCACGATTCACGAAGATACGCTAACTGCAGGAATGGGTGGAGAAATTGCGGCGATTGTCGCCGAATTCGCGTTCGATGCGTTGGATGCTCCAATCAAGCGGGTAGCCGCTATCGATACCCCGGTACCGTATGCGCCGCCACTGGAAGAATACTTCTCGCCGAATACCGAGAAAATTCTCGTAGCATTGCGTGAATTGGCTGCGTTTTAG
- a CDS encoding nucleotidyltransferase family protein gives MTRDEALRILREDMPELREKYRVKYLALFGSVARNEATEQSDIDLTVEFDTGVSLLDHVGTMLFLEELFGCKVDLVTRRTIKGRIRDRIFAEEIPVG, from the coding sequence ATGACGCGCGATGAAGCGTTACGAATATTACGGGAGGACATGCCAGAACTTCGGGAGAAGTATCGGGTAAAGTATCTCGCCTTGTTCGGTTCGGTCGCGCGCAACGAAGCGACCGAGCAAAGCGATATCGATCTTACAGTAGAATTCGATACAGGTGTTTCGTTATTGGATCATGTGGGGACGATGTTGTTTCTTGAGGAACTTTTTGGTTGTAAGGTGGATTTAGTGACGCGAAGAACGATCAAAGGTCGAATACGTGATCGAATTTTCGCGGAGGAAATCCCAGTTGGGTAA